Proteins found in one Coffea eugenioides isolate CCC68of chromosome 5, Ceug_1.0, whole genome shotgun sequence genomic segment:
- the LOC113771554 gene encoding anthocyanidin 3-O-glucosyltransferase 2-like, whose protein sequence is MRKEMKKPELVFIPSPGMGHLGSTVELAKLLIDRNEHLSITVLITKFPFETKVGSSTDSQTETSDSRIRFLELKKDESASQTASSNLFMYQLIEDHKSSARDVLAEISNSASSDLAGVLIDMFCSSMIDVAKEFGVPSYVFYTSGAAMLGLILHLQSLRDDFGEDVTNYENSKVELPVPTFINPVPVKVLPSRLFDKEGGGNMFLNLAKRYRETKGIVINSFLELESHAIQVLSNDKTIPPVYPVGPILNLKGSDGQNQETEMIMKWLDIQPDSSVVFLCFGSGGCFDGYQVKEIAYALERSGYRFLWSLRRPPPKGKFEFPGDYENLEEVLPEGFLERTAEVGKVIGWAPQAAVLSHPAVGGFVSHCGWNSTLESVWYGVPTATWPLYAEQQVNAFQMLKDVGMAVEIKMDFKNTFREPSTAIVAADLIEKAIKHLMDPENEIRKKVTEMKEKSRLTLNGGGSSSASLGRFLDAVIDNIP, encoded by the coding sequence AtgaggaaagaaatgaagaaaccAGAGCTGGTTTTCATTCCTTCACCAGGGATGGGTCACTTAGGATCAACTGTTGAGCTAGCAAAGCTTCTCATTGATCGTAATGAACACTTATCAATCACAGTTCTGATTACGAAGTTTCCCTTTGAAACAAAGGTGGGTAGCTCCACAGATTCGCAGACAGAAACTTCGGATTCTCGCATAAGGTTTCTTGAGCTCAAAAAAGATGAGTCTGCTTCACAAACGGCATCTTCTAATTTGTTTATGTATCAGCTTATTGAAGATCATAAAAGCAGTGCGAGGGATGTCCTTGCTGAAATATCAAATTCTGCATCCTCTGATCTTGCTGGAGTCCTCATAGACATGTTTTGCTCCTCCATGATTGATGTAGCCAAAGAATTTGGGGTTCCCTCTTATGTTTTTTATACATCCGGTGCTGCAATGCTTGGCCTTATATTGCATTTGCAAAGTCTGAGAGATGATTTCGGAGAAGATGTCACCAATTATGAGAACTCTAAAGTTGAATTACCTGTTCCGACTTTCATCAATCCTGTTCCAGTTAAAGTTTTGCCATCTCGACTGTTCGACAAGGAAGGGGGTGGCAACATGTTCCTCAACCTGGCCAAAAGATACAGGGAGACCAAAGGAATCGTAATCAACAGTTTTCTCGAGTTAGAATCCCATGCAATACAGGTTCTATCCAATGATAAAACCATCCCACCAGTATACCCAGTAGGGCCTATATTGAACCTTAAGGGAAGCGATggtcaaaatcaagaaactgaGATGATTATGAAATGGCTTGATATTCAGCCTGATTCTTCTGTAGTGTTCCTTTGCTTTGGCAGTGGAGGTTGTTTTGATGGTTACCAAGTGAAGGAAATTGCCTATGCACTCGAGCGCAGTGGATATCGGTTCCTGTGGTCATTGAGAAGGCCTCCACCTAAAGGAAAGTTTGAGTTTCCAGGTGATTATGAGAATCTGGAAGAAGTCTTGCCAGAAGGGTTCTTGGAGCGAACTGCAGAGGTTGGAAAAGTTATAGGATGGGCACCACAGGCGGCAGTTCTATCCCATCCTGCTGTGGGAGGCTTTGTCTCTCACTGTGGCTGGAACTCAACCTTGGAAAGTGTTTGGTATGGCGTTCCAACAGCAACTTGGCCACTTTATGCTGAGCAGCAGGTGAATGCCTTCCAGATGCTGAAAGACGTGGGGATGGCTGTGGAGATCAAAATGGATTTCAAAAACACTTTTCGCGAGCCAAGTACTGCGATTGTGGCTGCAGATTTAATTGAAAAGGCAATTAAACATCTTATGGATCCTGAGAATGAAATCAGAAAGAAGGTGACGGAAATGAAAGAGAAGAGCAGGTTGACTCTTAATGGAGGAGGATCATCCTCTGCTTCATTGGGACGTTTCCTGGATGCTGTGATAGATAATATTCCATGA
- the LOC113771190 gene encoding uncharacterized protein LOC113771190 produces the protein MTQIRLQTAADAIRCKTFPMFLEGKTHQWFQGLLPRSIRSFSQLAQLFAAQFVLSRAFSKSTTHLMTVQQWPEESLCEYMVRFNNESLQVRDRDDKVVMAAFINGLRKQKLYTEFFERPPKSVREMLDRAHEKANAEEANRLKSAQERLKDDRRRKGAYQGGTRPGQGWKNTFDRLPRNRSVEKEKAWTPLTAPRARILAVMQ, from the coding sequence ATGACACAAATACGGCTGCAAACGGCCGCTGATGCCATTAGATGCAAAACTTTCCCAATGTTCCTGGAGGGGAAGACACATCAATGGTTCCAAGGATTGCTTCCCAGGTCAATTCGGTCTTTTAGCCAGCTCGCACAGCTGTTCGCAGCTCAGTTTGTTTTGTCACGAGCCTTTTCCAAGAGCACTACTCACCTGATGACAGTTCAGCAGTGGCCCGAGGAATCGCTGTGCGAGTACATGGTGCGTTTCAACAACGAGTCTCTCCAGGTCCGGGACCGGGACGATAAAGTTGTCATGGCTGCCTTCATCAATGGATTGCGTAAGCAGAAGCTGTACACTGAGTTCTTTGAAAGACCTCCCAAGTCAGTTCGGGAGATGCTGGACCGAGCTCACGAGAAAGCTAACGCAGAGGAGGCCAATCGCTTGAAGAGCGCACAGGAAAGACTGAAGGACGACAGACGCAGAAAGGGCGCCTACCAAGGGGGTACGCGACCTGGTCAGggatggaaaaataccttcgatCGCCTGCCCAGAAATCGGTCAGTTGAGAAAGAGAAGGCCTGGACTCCCCTCACAGCACCTCGGGCCCGGATCCTCGCCGTGATGCAATAG